One segment of Bacillus alkalisoli DNA contains the following:
- a CDS encoding mechanosensitive ion channel family protein, producing the protein MNIDLTNFDIYAVLTALGIIFIRLCVILIAYSVIKSLGNKLISKLFQRAQDRQGLTRGRAMTLEKLTVNIFTYALIFFLFILVLENVFNIRATPILAGAGIVGLAVGFGAQGLVSDVVTGFFLLLEKQLDVGDFVTTAGMSGIVEEVGLRTTKLRDFDGTLHFIPNREIASMSNHSRGTMRALVDMSISYDDDIDKAMKVLQDVCDKFAVEEPAIKEGPNVVGVQTLGDSDVVIRIVARTENMEQWAVERKLRKAMKEALDANGIEIPFPHQVFIEKKN; encoded by the coding sequence ATGAATATTGACCTTACAAATTTTGATATCTATGCTGTACTAACAGCGCTTGGAATTATTTTTATTAGACTTTGCGTGATATTAATTGCATACTCAGTTATTAAATCATTAGGCAATAAATTAATTTCCAAACTATTTCAACGTGCACAAGATCGCCAAGGCTTAACAAGAGGACGAGCAATGACGTTGGAAAAACTCACGGTAAATATTTTTACATATGCGTTGATTTTCTTTCTATTCATCCTAGTCTTGGAGAACGTTTTTAATATTCGCGCCACTCCTATTTTAGCTGGTGCTGGTATTGTAGGATTAGCGGTTGGTTTTGGTGCACAAGGTCTTGTAAGTGACGTTGTAACAGGATTTTTTCTTTTGCTTGAAAAACAACTGGATGTTGGTGATTTTGTTACAACAGCTGGCATGTCAGGTATAGTAGAAGAAGTTGGATTACGCACAACAAAGTTGCGCGATTTTGACGGTACATTACATTTTATCCCTAACAGAGAAATAGCTAGTATGAGTAATCATTCTCGCGGTACTATGCGTGCGCTTGTTGATATGAGTATTTCTTATGACGATGACATTGATAAAGCAATGAAGGTACTTCAAGATGTATGCGATAAATTCGCCGTAGAAGAACCCGCTATAAAAGAAGGACCAAATGTTGTGGGAGTTCAAACATTAGGGGATTCTGATGTAGTTATTCGAATTGTTGCAAGAACAGAAAATATGGAACAATGGGCAGTAGAGCGTAAACTACGAAAAGCGATGAAAGAAGCGCTTGATGCGAACGGAATTGAAATACCTTTCCCACATCAAGTATTTATTGAAAAGAAGAACTAA
- a CDS encoding YkuS family protein, with the protein MPKVGVEQSLTAVQEALQQKGYDVVQLTNEDDAKGCDCCVITGIDNNVMGITNSVTAGSVIEASGLSADEVCQQVESKLNH; encoded by the coding sequence ATGCCAAAAGTTGGTGTAGAACAATCGTTAACAGCAGTACAAGAAGCGCTTCAACAAAAAGGGTACGATGTCGTACAACTTACAAATGAAGATGACGCAAAAGGCTGTGACTGCTGCGTTATTACTGGTATTGATAATAATGTAATGGGGATTACGAATAGTGTAACTGCAGGGTCCGTAATCGAAGCAAGTGGCCTTTCTGCAGATGAAGTTTGTCAGCAAGTGGAAAGTAAATTAAATCATTAA
- a CDS encoding N-acetyldiaminopimelate deacetylase: protein MTEKSYVEIRRDLHLIPEKGFEEYKTQSYLLNYLSRLPNDNLEIETWRTGIFVFIKGSIGNKTVGYRADMDGLPITEETDLPFMSKHEGMMHACGHDFHMSIALGILTHFAHNQPNDHILFLFQPAEEGPGGALPMIQAESFHKWKPDNIIALHIAPEYPVGTIATKQGLLFANTSELFIDLLGKGGHAAFPHHTNDMVVAASYLVTQLQSIVARNVNPLDSAVITVGKITGGTVQNIIAEKARLEGTIRTLSATSMKSVKDRIESVVKGIEVGFNCQATIDYGCMYHQVYNDHTLTEEFMNFVQDETDIKLIECQEAMTGEDYGYMIENIPGFMFWLGVGSPFGLHHSKLNPNEDAIEKAIALITKYMSR from the coding sequence ATGACTGAAAAATCGTATGTTGAAATTAGGCGTGACCTTCACCTAATTCCTGAAAAAGGATTTGAAGAATATAAAACACAAAGCTATTTATTGAACTACCTATCACGATTACCAAATGATAATCTTGAAATAGAAACATGGAGAACTGGTATATTCGTATTTATAAAAGGATCTATTGGTAATAAAACGGTCGGTTATCGGGCGGATATGGACGGACTACCAATAACAGAAGAGACAGATTTACCTTTTATGTCAAAGCATGAAGGAATGATGCATGCCTGTGGACATGATTTCCATATGTCCATTGCATTAGGCATATTAACTCATTTCGCTCATAACCAGCCAAACGATCATATATTGTTCCTATTCCAACCTGCAGAAGAGGGGCCTGGTGGGGCTTTACCGATGATTCAAGCAGAATCTTTTCATAAGTGGAAACCTGATAACATTATAGCTCTTCATATTGCACCTGAATATCCAGTTGGGACAATTGCAACAAAGCAAGGATTACTTTTTGCAAATACATCTGAACTATTTATTGATTTACTCGGTAAAGGAGGACATGCTGCATTTCCTCATCATACAAATGATATGGTTGTGGCAGCAAGCTACCTTGTTACGCAGTTACAATCAATAGTAGCAAGAAATGTTAATCCATTAGATAGTGCAGTTATTACAGTCGGAAAAATAACTGGAGGAACAGTTCAAAATATTATAGCAGAGAAAGCAAGGCTAGAAGGAACCATTCGTACGCTGTCTGCTACATCTATGAAAAGCGTAAAAGACCGTATTGAATCGGTAGTGAAAGGAATTGAAGTTGGTTTTAATTGTCAAGCTACTATCGATTATGGTTGCATGTACCACCAAGTGTATAATGATCATACATTAACGGAAGAATTTATGAACTTTGTTCAAGATGAGACGGATATTAAGTTAATCGAATGTCAAGAAGCTATGACTGGTGAAGATTATGGATACATGATTGAAAACATACCTGGTTTTATGTTTTGGTTGGGTGTAGGTTCCCCGTTTGGGTTACACCATTCCAAACTTAACCCTAATGAAGATGCTATAGAAAAAGCAATTGCTCTCATTACGAAGTACATGTCACGATAA
- the dapD gene encoding 2,3,4,5-tetrahydropyridine-2,6-dicarboxylate N-acetyltransferase, translating to MKMMDANEIISFIQNSKKSTPVKVYVQGELEGINFGEASKVFVTGNTGVVFGEWAEIQEALQQNEAKIEDYVVENDRRNSAIPLLDMKGIKARIEPGAIIRDQVEIGDNAVIMMGASINIGAVIGEGTMIDMNVVLGGRATVGKNCHIGAGTVLAGVIEPPSAKPVVVEDDVVIGANAVVLEGVTVGKGAVVAAGAIVIDDVAPYTVVAGTPARKIKDIDEKTKSKTEIKQELRQL from the coding sequence ATGAAAATGATGGATGCAAACGAAATTATCTCTTTTATTCAAAATAGTAAAAAATCTACACCTGTAAAAGTTTATGTACAAGGTGAATTAGAAGGAATTAACTTCGGCGAAGCTTCTAAAGTATTCGTCACTGGAAATACAGGAGTTGTATTCGGTGAATGGGCAGAGATCCAAGAAGCTTTACAACAAAACGAAGCAAAAATTGAAGATTATGTTGTAGAAAATGACCGCCGCAATTCGGCTATTCCTTTATTAGATATGAAGGGTATTAAAGCTCGTATCGAACCAGGTGCAATCATTCGCGACCAAGTTGAAATTGGTGACAATGCTGTTATTATGATGGGTGCGTCAATAAATATTGGAGCTGTTATCGGCGAAGGTACTATGATTGATATGAATGTAGTATTAGGTGGTCGTGCTACTGTTGGGAAGAACTGTCACATCGGAGCGGGAACTGTTCTTGCGGGTGTTATTGAGCCGCCGTCAGCTAAGCCCGTAGTAGTAGAAGACGATGTAGTAATTGGGGCAAATGCTGTAGTTTTAGAAGGTGTAACAGTTGGAAAAGGTGCAGTTGTTGCTGCTGGAGCGATTGTTATTGATGATGTAGCACCATATACAGTAGTCGCTGGTACTCCAGCAAGAAAAATTAAAGATATTGATGAAAAAACAAAGTCAAAAACAGAAATTAAACAAGAACTTCGTCAATTATAA
- a CDS encoding DUF368 domain-containing protein yields MEWKNLYRGVIMGISDLVPGVSGGTMAFILGIYEQLINSINRFFSRDWYKQIPFLLPLGIGMVAAIFAFSNLMEFLMENFIQPTSFLFIGLIFGIIPMLVKTADIKNNFTKRHFGLLFIAFLLVAAMAPFKNSTEAVIINELTFSTFFLFFFSGWIASMALLLPGISGSLVLLVIGTYASAISAISNFNFPIIFTFAAGIIIGFILCSKIVRYLLNHFAVGTFAVIIGLVLGSAVVVFPGISSNIIMNIISILTFIIGFFIVRIIGRKNDMKI; encoded by the coding sequence ATGGAATGGAAAAACCTCTATCGTGGGGTTATTATGGGAATCAGCGACTTAGTTCCGGGTGTAAGTGGGGGAACGATGGCGTTTATTTTAGGTATATATGAACAATTAATTAACTCTATCAACCGATTTTTTAGCCGAGATTGGTACAAACAAATACCTTTCTTACTACCTTTAGGTATTGGAATGGTAGCTGCAATATTTGCTTTTAGTAACCTAATGGAATTCTTAATGGAAAACTTTATTCAACCAACATCATTTTTGTTTATAGGTCTTATTTTTGGAATAATACCGATGTTAGTAAAAACAGCGGATATAAAGAATAACTTTACCAAGAGACATTTCGGTTTACTTTTTATTGCATTTCTATTAGTCGCCGCCATGGCACCATTTAAAAATAGTACAGAGGCAGTGATTATTAATGAATTAACATTTTCAACTTTTTTCCTTTTCTTTTTTTCTGGTTGGATAGCTAGTATGGCTCTATTATTACCTGGAATAAGTGGCTCTTTAGTGTTGTTAGTTATTGGCACGTACGCATCAGCTATTTCAGCTATTAGTAATTTCAACTTTCCAATAATATTTACATTTGCTGCAGGAATTATAATAGGTTTTATTCTTTGTAGCAAAATAGTTAGGTATTTGCTAAATCATTTTGCCGTTGGGACGTTTGCAGTCATTATAGGGTTAGTGCTGGGTTCTGCTGTTGTTGTATTTCCAGGAATATCATCAAACATAATAATGAATATTATTAGTATTCTTACTTTCATAATTGGATTTTTTATTGTTCGAATTATTGGAAGAAAGAATGATATGAAAATTTAA
- a CDS encoding LysR family transcriptional regulator, whose translation MNTSEFEILTVLAKEKNMRKAAERLFVSQPALSQRLQSIEKGWGTKIFIRTQKGLLITPAGERIVQFADEVLQREGKVREEINSLDDEKVNGTLKIAVATIIGQYWLPKVLKRFIKQYPQAKVSLVTGWSSDILKSLYEDEVHVGIIRGNPEWKGVKKHVLSDTLYLVDTDITTIDELAHTERPFIQFKSDSTYYQEIQVWWRRHFPNAPKRTIVVDQIETCKQMALNGIGYAILPSVTIQDNDTHINKIPLGNNETDVLKRDTWLIGYESTFQLKQVEAFMDILEEFAE comes from the coding sequence ATGAATACATCTGAATTTGAAATTTTGACCGTTCTAGCGAAAGAGAAAAATATGCGTAAAGCAGCAGAAAGGCTTTTTGTTTCTCAACCCGCTTTGTCCCAACGACTCCAATCTATTGAGAAAGGTTGGGGGACTAAAATTTTTATCAGAACTCAAAAAGGTTTATTAATTACACCTGCAGGGGAAAGGATTGTACAGTTTGCTGATGAAGTGTTACAAAGAGAAGGTAAAGTAAGAGAAGAAATTAATTCTTTGGATGATGAGAAAGTAAATGGAACGTTAAAGATTGCAGTAGCTACTATTATTGGGCAATATTGGTTGCCAAAAGTACTAAAAAGATTTATTAAACAATATCCACAAGCAAAAGTCTCACTTGTAACTGGATGGAGTAGTGATATATTAAAAAGTTTATATGAAGATGAAGTTCATGTCGGAATAATTCGAGGAAATCCTGAGTGGAAGGGTGTTAAGAAACATGTGTTGAGTGATACACTCTATTTAGTCGATACCGACATAACTACGATAGACGAGTTGGCTCATACAGAAAGACCTTTTATTCAGTTTAAAAGTGATTCAACATACTATCAAGAGATTCAAGTATGGTGGCGTCGACATTTTCCGAATGCACCAAAGCGAACAATCGTAGTAGATCAAATTGAAACGTGTAAGCAAATGGCATTGAACGGAATAGGTTATGCAATATTACCCTCCGTTACAATACAAGACAATGATACTCATATAAACAAAATACCCTTAGGAAACAATGAAACGGATGTATTAAAAAGGGATACTTGGTTAATTGGATACGAGTCAACTTTTCAATTAAAGCAAGTAGAAGCTTTCATGGATATATTAGAAGAATTCGCAGAATAG
- a CDS encoding sulfite exporter TauE/SafE family protein has protein sequence MEQYLFITLIGFVATFIGTLGGGGGLISLPAMLFLGVPIHSAIAANKFSNTFSSFSSFFALWRKKEVNAKLAFSLLPFTMAGGVIGAIGASILEEHTLLYIALFLLIFSIFLNNAKDMFRFISRKQKKLFSPTYFMIGAYDGFFGPGQAIMLMHSFLSSGYSYVTSIGLSRLQTFASCIMSFLVYFSFGYFDWRVGGALAIGSFIGALTAVLVAPKLSNLPWKHILTFCSICIVVYLIFKL, from the coding sequence ATGGAACAGTACCTTTTCATTACGTTAATTGGTTTTGTAGCAACATTTATTGGAACGCTCGGTGGTGGTGGTGGTCTTATAAGTTTACCCGCAATGTTGTTTTTAGGAGTACCTATTCATAGTGCGATTGCCGCTAATAAATTCTCCAATACTTTTAGTTCATTTAGTAGCTTTTTTGCCTTATGGAGAAAGAAAGAAGTAAATGCAAAACTAGCTTTTTCCTTATTACCATTTACAATGGCTGGAGGTGTCATAGGTGCGATAGGTGCATCCATTTTAGAAGAACATACTCTTTTATATATCGCGCTATTTTTACTTATTTTTTCTATTTTCTTGAATAACGCTAAAGATATGTTCCGTTTCATTTCTAGAAAGCAAAAGAAGTTATTTTCCCCTACTTATTTTATGATTGGTGCTTATGACGGTTTTTTTGGTCCAGGGCAAGCAATTATGTTAATGCATAGCTTCTTATCTTCTGGCTATTCATATGTTACCTCTATCGGTTTATCACGTCTTCAAACATTCGCAAGTTGCATTATGTCCTTTCTTGTTTACTTTTCCTTTGGTTATTTTGATTGGAGAGTTGGTGGGGCATTGGCAATAGGTTCTTTCATAGGGGCACTAACAGCAGTCTTAGTAGCTCCAAAACTATCAAACTTACCATGGAAACATATACTAACGTTTTGTTCTATTTGTATAGTCGTATATCTAATTTTCAAGCTATAG
- a CDS encoding VOC family protein, producing the protein MNIHYKRIHHVQICIDHGLEDKAREFYTDILQMKEIAKPDSLIANGGLWYKVGDIELHIGTESNKTESKRHPAFEVQNLKQIKNYFIEKGIKINEEKPIPNMDRFSFRDPFGNRIEFLEMQ; encoded by the coding sequence ATGAATATTCATTATAAAAGAATTCACCATGTACAAATTTGTATTGATCACGGATTAGAGGATAAAGCAAGAGAATTTTACACAGATATACTTCAAATGAAAGAAATTGCGAAACCTGATTCTTTAATAGCAAACGGTGGCTTATGGTATAAAGTTGGTGACATTGAGCTTCATATCGGTACAGAATCTAATAAAACAGAGAGTAAAAGGCATCCTGCATTTGAAGTTCAAAATCTCAAACAGATTAAAAACTATTTTATAGAAAAAGGTATTAAGATCAACGAAGAAAAACCAATCCCAAATATGGACCGTTTTAGCTTTAGAGATCCATTTGGAAATAGAATAGAGTTTCTAGAAATGCAGTAA
- a CDS encoding MDR family MFS transporter, with product MGQAVEGQKGKPAVKKTKKPLVLAAVMLAMFMAAVEATIISTAMPAIAADLGGFSYYSWVFSSYLLMNAVTVLIYGKLSDIFGRKPIITFGIIIFLIGSALCGAATSIEMLIFFRFIQGFGAGAVMPIASTIVGDMYTKEERAKIQGYLSSVWGISAVMGPAIGGLLVQFATWRYVFWINIPLGILCIIVLWLYLHEEVEKKKPSIDYGGALLLFVSVCTLMFVLVEGGVSFAWNSAMIIGLILLSIISFTLFIIQENRAKDPMMPFSIWKERSILVANVVSLTTGVMLIGISSFLPAFVQGVMERPPIVAGFTLTTMSIGWPIAATVAGRLLLRIGFRTTSIIGGVALIAGSIVFMTLSPEDGPLWAAFGSFLIGIGMGFSTTAFIVSIQSTVEWSQRGVATASNMFMRTLGSTIGAALLGGILNSRLQQHLSENGVADELSIDSTTLLLDEERRSQLSDSLISILQAGLTTSLQTVYAVVGIFAVISFLLILLLPKKE from the coding sequence ATGGGACAAGCAGTCGAAGGGCAAAAGGGGAAGCCTGCAGTTAAAAAAACAAAGAAACCTCTCGTGCTAGCAGCTGTTATGTTAGCGATGTTTATGGCAGCAGTAGAGGCTACAATTATCTCAACAGCGATGCCAGCAATAGCAGCAGATCTTGGTGGGTTTTCTTATTATAGCTGGGTTTTTTCATCCTATTTATTAATGAACGCTGTTACTGTACTTATATATGGAAAGCTCTCCGATATTTTTGGCCGTAAGCCAATTATCACATTTGGAATTATCATATTTTTAATTGGTTCAGCTCTTTGTGGAGCGGCCACCTCGATAGAGATGCTTATTTTTTTTCGTTTTATTCAAGGATTTGGTGCAGGTGCAGTTATGCCTATAGCTTCAACAATTGTCGGAGATATGTATACGAAAGAAGAAAGAGCAAAAATCCAAGGGTATTTATCAAGTGTATGGGGTATTTCTGCTGTAATGGGCCCGGCAATTGGTGGATTACTTGTACAATTTGCCACTTGGAGGTATGTATTCTGGATTAACATTCCCCTTGGTATACTTTGTATTATCGTTTTATGGCTTTATTTACACGAAGAAGTAGAAAAGAAAAAGCCGTCTATAGATTATGGAGGAGCACTTCTACTTTTCGTTTCAGTTTGTACACTAATGTTTGTTCTTGTTGAAGGTGGAGTGAGCTTCGCGTGGAATTCAGCAATGATTATTGGCTTAATTTTATTATCTATTATTTCTTTTACGCTATTTATCATTCAAGAGAATCGTGCGAAAGATCCAATGATGCCATTTTCGATATGGAAAGAGCGGTCTATCTTAGTGGCAAATGTTGTATCGTTAACGACTGGGGTTATGTTAATAGGGATTTCTAGTTTTCTTCCTGCGTTTGTTCAAGGTGTTATGGAACGGCCACCAATTGTGGCAGGGTTCACATTAACAACGATGTCTATTGGCTGGCCGATTGCCGCCACTGTTGCAGGTCGCTTATTGTTGAGAATTGGCTTCAGAACAACTTCTATTATTGGTGGAGTAGCATTAATCGCAGGGAGTATTGTCTTTATGACTCTTTCTCCAGAAGACGGACCGCTATGGGCTGCGTTTGGTTCTTTCCTAATTGGAATAGGTATGGGCTTCTCTACTACAGCATTTATCGTTTCGATTCAGTCAACGGTTGAATGGAGCCAAAGAGGAGTAGCTACAGCCTCTAATATGTTTATGCGCACACTAGGTAGTACGATAGGTGCAGCGTTGTTAGGTGGTATTTTAAACTCTAGGCTTCAACAGCATTTATCAGAGAATGGTGTTGCTGATGAACTATCGATAGACTCTACGACTCTATTACTAGACGAAGAGCGACGTTCACAACTTTCCGATAGTCTTATTTCTATTTTACAAGCGGGATTAACCACTTCCTTACAAACTGTATATGCGGTAGTAGGTATATTCGCGGTAATTAGTTTCTTATTAATACTCTTGTTGCCGAAAAAAGAGTAG
- the cbpB gene encoding cyclic-di-AMP-binding protein CbpB has product MISLHSGEFLETTMKDLIISAERVAHVQYKNNLEHALLVLTKTGYTAVPVLDPTYKLKGLISTTQIMDAILGLERIEFERLDQMVVEDIMSKDIPFLNINDKVTKGLELVVDHPFICVVNDDHILEGILTRRAILLRLNSHIRRLNK; this is encoded by the coding sequence ATGATCAGCCTCCATAGTGGTGAATTTTTAGAAACAACAATGAAAGACCTTATTATCTCTGCTGAACGAGTAGCTCACGTACAATATAAAAACAACTTGGAACATGCATTGCTAGTACTTACAAAAACAGGCTATACTGCCGTGCCTGTATTAGACCCAACATATAAACTTAAGGGATTAATTAGTACTACTCAAATAATGGACGCAATATTGGGTCTTGAAAGAATAGAATTTGAACGATTAGATCAAATGGTTGTAGAAGATATCATGAGTAAAGATATCCCATTCTTAAATATAAATGATAAAGTGACGAAAGGATTGGAGTTAGTTGTAGACCATCCTTTTATATGCGTTGTAAACGATGATCATATATTAGAGGGGATATTAACGCGCAGAGCAATATTACTACGTTTAAACAGTCACATTAGACGTTTGAATAAGTAA
- a CDS encoding ribonuclease H-like YkuK family protein, which yields MGNPDKFYNIVSGSITFEEVFEKIHHFISRDVNASYILSIGTDSHVHNKETRFITAIHLHRVGKGAWGCIKSHVVKRKISNLHEKISLETALSQETAFLFTAEKLEKLQELLLPNLDAGADFQFEIHIDIGTKGKTKDYIQEMTGRIQAMGIEAKIKPDSYAAFGYANRYTK from the coding sequence ATGGGGAATCCTGATAAGTTTTATAACATTGTTTCAGGTTCGATTACATTTGAAGAAGTTTTTGAGAAAATTCACCATTTTATTTCACGTGATGTTAATGCGTCATATATTCTTTCCATTGGAACAGACTCACATGTTCATAACAAAGAAACAAGGTTTATAACAGCAATACACCTTCATCGAGTAGGTAAAGGCGCATGGGGGTGCATAAAATCACATGTAGTGAAACGGAAAATAAGTAATTTACACGAAAAGATCTCATTAGAAACAGCATTAAGTCAAGAAACAGCCTTTTTGTTTACTGCAGAGAAGCTTGAAAAGTTGCAAGAGTTACTATTACCAAACTTAGATGCTGGGGCTGATTTTCAATTTGAAATTCACATTGATATTGGTACAAAAGGTAAAACAAAAGATTATATTCAAGAAATGACAGGAAGAATTCAAGCAATGGGCATTGAGGCAAAAATAAAGCCAGACTCATATGCAGCATTCGGGTATGCGAACCGCTATACGAAATAA
- a CDS encoding YueI family protein, whose product MGKNIDDYIDRGLKGAPELKASERREYLTQFKERILLALTDGQVIKPKVYKPIETLMKQNRNSHLYLDGRLNYQYLSKYIRLANANSIPFTMIDDLTSTTNIGLVLANPTYVGKEDIFVSNEEFMKNL is encoded by the coding sequence TTGGGCAAAAACATCGATGATTATATAGACAGAGGGTTAAAAGGTGCTCCAGAACTTAAAGCAAGTGAAAGAAGAGAATATTTAACTCAGTTTAAAGAGAGAATTCTGCTTGCTTTAACTGATGGGCAGGTTATTAAGCCAAAAGTATATAAACCAATTGAAACATTGATGAAGCAAAATCGTAATTCTCATCTTTATTTAGATGGTAGGTTAAATTATCAATATTTATCTAAGTATATTCGATTAGCAAATGCTAATTCTATTCCTTTTACGATGATAGATGATTTAACTTCTACAACAAATATTGGTTTAGTACTTGCAAATCCTACGTATGTAGGAAAAGAAGACATTTTTGTTTCGAATGAAGAATTTATGAAGAATCTTTAA
- a CDS encoding YkuJ family protein yields the protein MSVLSGIIKRLNDLKETAVEGQEPSQRFFEVNGHRVCSVKYFHKTEMYELEVYGEGKGTDTYQFDNIDMIAIEIFDLIS from the coding sequence ATGTCAGTACTTTCAGGAATTATTAAAAGACTAAACGATTTAAAAGAAACAGCAGTAGAAGGTCAAGAGCCGTCTCAACGTTTTTTTGAAGTGAACGGACACAGAGTTTGTAGCGTAAAGTATTTCCACAAAACAGAAATGTACGAATTAGAAGTTTATGGAGAAGGTAAAGGCACAGATACATACCAATTTGACAATATTGATATGATTGCGATTGAAATTTTTGATTTAATTTCTTAA
- a CDS encoding glutaredoxin domain-containing protein, producing the protein MMNVTVYSQPDCPPCKIVKEFLSYHQISFKEIDISKDTNAKKYLMNDLQSYSTPTVVVGKDVIKGFDIRTLAQILNIEE; encoded by the coding sequence ATTATGAACGTCACTGTTTATTCACAACCAGATTGTCCACCTTGTAAAATTGTGAAGGAATTTCTATCCTACCATCAAATTTCTTTTAAAGAAATAGATATTTCAAAAGATACAAATGCAAAAAAATATTTAATGAATGATTTACAATCCTATTCTACTCCTACTGTTGTAGTAGGAAAAGATGTTATTAAAGGATTTGATATTAGAACATTAGCTCAAATTTTAAATATTGAGGAATAA